The Hypanus sabinus isolate sHypSab1 chromosome 1, sHypSab1.hap1, whole genome shotgun sequence genome contains a region encoding:
- the LOC132401321 gene encoding uncharacterized protein LOC132401321, producing the protein MDRMVDQCQLKATFPYLDNITICGYDWQDHTTNLQRFFQVAKALNLTYNRDKCVFGTTRLAILGKSATGTTLPAWLTSPGPVLLQKHARSNKYSPPVERVHLLHANPQYVYVVLPDGREDTVSICDLAPAGAADHYPEHSTVTMNPVPEVTLRTLSPTQTPHDTPIPGVSYAHIPGASHTHEGSLMPSGLTPPVRSEPARPPSPVQSPPAPVQSQRVLCRSQRQIRPPDRLNL; encoded by the exons atggaccggatggtggaccagtgccaactgaaggccacatttccatatctggataacatcaccatctgcggttaTGACTGGCAAGATCAcaccaccaacctccaacgatttttccaagtggccaaagctctgaaccttacctataacagggacaagtgtgtgttcggaaccacccgactcgctatccttgg gaaatcTGCCaccgggaccaccctaccggcttggctgacgtccccggggccagtgctgctccagaaacatgcgaggagcaataaatactccccgccggtcgagagggttcaccttctacatgcgaacccccagtatgtttacgtggtcttacctgatgggcgggaggacacggtctccatctgcgacctggcgcccgcaggagcagcagaccactaccccgaacactccacggtaactatgaaccctgtacccgaggtgacactgcgcacactgagccctacacagactcctcacgacactcctataccgggcgtctcgtacgcgcatataccaggcgcttcgcacacgcatgagggatcactgatgcctagtgggctgacacctccagtcaggtcGGAACCAGCACGACCACCATCTCCGgtacaatcaccaccggcacctgtgcaatcacagcgggtgctatgtagatcgcagcgacagattcgaccacctgatagacttaacctgtaa